The segment CGATGGACAGCCGCTGCCCGAGTGGACCCCAGGGGCACACATTGACGTCCACGTGGGTCAAGATGCGGTCAGGCAGTACTCGCTGTGTTCTGACCCCGCCGACAATACCCATTGGCGGGTGGGCGTCCTGAACGTCGCCGACGGGCGGGGCGGCTCACGACTCCTTCACGAGACGGTGCATGAGGGCAGCACGATTCAGATCGGCATGCCCCGCAACAACTTCGGGCTCGCCCCGTCCCCGCGCTACCGGTTCGTCGCAGGTGGCATAGGCATCACCCCGATTCTGCCCATGCTCCGGCAGGCGACACGGGACGGCGCAGACTGGACCCTCGTGTACGGTGGCCGGTCACGTTCCTCAATGGCCTTCCTCGACGAACTTGCCCCATACGGTGCCCGGGTGCAGTTCGTGCCGGAAGACACCGACGGACGCGTCGATTTTGCATCCTACTTCGCCGAGGTCCAGGCTGACACGCTCGTTTACGCGTGCGGGCCCGAACCACTGCTGCGCGTGGTCGAGGGCGCGACGGAACACTGGCCGGAAGGTTCCCTGCACCTGGAGCGCTTCGCCCCGAAGGTTGTCGAGCATTACGCGGATGCGGCCTTCGAGGTCACTTTCGAGCTCAGCGGCGTCACCTCCACCGTCCCCGCCGGCAAGTCCATATTGGAGATAGCAGAGATCAACGGCATTTCCATCGACTCCTCCTGCCGTGAAGGAACCTGCGGGACTTGCGAGACCTATCTCCTCGAGGGCGACGTCGACCACCGGGACTCCATCCTCACCTCCGCCGAACGCGCCGACAGCGAGAGCATGTTCATCTGCGTCTCACGCGCCAAGAGGGACTGCCCGCGGCTCGTCCTCGAACTCTGACTAGGCAGCCACGGGCGATTGCGAGGTGCGATAATCGAAACTGCACTACCCTCGACCGGGCGGCAACAACGGGGGCATCAGCAACACACTCGTCCTAACCGATTTCGAGCACCACAGAGCGACTGCCGCGCTCCCCAGCCAAGGGGCGCGGCAGTCGCTCTCTCTGTGGACCGTGTCAGTCGCGGACGGCCACCAGGCGGCCAACAACCTCGCCGCGCTCGAGCTTCTGCACACCTTCGCCGATCTCGTCGAACGAGATGGTGGTGATGTTGGCCTTGAGCTTGCCCTCGCTGATGAGCTTCAGCACCGCCGCGCAGTCCTCCTGGGTTCCGGCCTGGGACCCGACCAGGGTGAGTCGGGAGAGGGTCAGACGCTGCAGGTTAAGTGTGCCCTCCGGGCGGCCCAGCCCGACCTGGACGACCTTGCCGTCGGGGCGGACCGTCTCGATGGCGCCTGCGGTCGTCGTTCCGAAGCCGGCGTAGTCGATGATGACGTCAAGGTCCTTGTCCGCGAATTCGCGGATGTCTTTGGCGACGGCACTCACGCCGAGTTCCCTGCCTAGGTCCCAGACCTTTTCGTTGACCTCCGCCGCGTAGACCTCGGCGCCGGCACCAACACAGACCTGCGCAGCGAGGGATCCAAGGCCGCCCAGCCCGATGATGCCGACCTTGTCGCCGGCTTTCACGCCGCCGACCGTCATGGCGGCGTGGTACGCCGTCATTCCGGCGTCGGTCGCCGCGGCCGCCTGGTCGAAGGAAACCCCGTCCGGCACCGGGATGACGAACCTGGCCGGGGTGAGGACCTTCTCGGCGAATCCGCCATCCAAGCTGGTTCCAGGTGTGGGGATATCGCAAGGGATGGCGACACGCTGACCCGTCGCAAACCCGGTGACGTCGAATCCGACCGCCGAGACCACGCCGGCAATTTCGTGTCCGAGCGTGATCGGCCGCTTGGGCAGGAGCCCGGACAACGTTCCGTCGAGGAATCCGACGTCGCTGTGGCATATGCCCGCGGCCTTGACGTCCAGGACGAGCTCCCCCGGCCCGGGAACCGGGGCCGGAACATCATGCAGCTCCAGCGGGTGGTTCTCCGTAACGAACTGCCAAGCCTTCATGACCGTCTCCTTTGCAGTGAACGTCCGTGGCTCAGGTTATCCCCGCTTCCGGGCATCCTCAATGGGTCGCGCACGATCTCACCGCTCAGGAGACGAGCTCGTGGTAACTGGTGCTCACGAGTTCTACCGGAGTTCCCCACGGGTCTTCGCAGTACCGCACCCTGGTGCCCGACGCAGTGATGTGTATCTGGCTTCGGGTTCGGCCGCCCAGTGCAATGAGCTTCTCGATTGAAGCGTCAAGGTCCTCCACAGTGAAGGCGAGATGGTGGATTCCTGCTTTCCAGTATTCAAAGTGCTCGTCCCGATATTCGACGGCGGGTTCAACGAATTCGAAAAGCTCGATGCCGACGCCGGATCCGTCGCTTAGATGGGCGAGCCGCATGTGCTTCCACTTTTCGCCGAACACGTCCTTGCGACGATCAGCGGCCGCTGTTTGGATGCTGGCTTCGTGGGGCGCAACGAGCAGCCTCAGGTTGAACAGTTCGCTGTAGAACTCGACGCCGGCGTCGATGTCACCGACCGTGATTCCTATGTGATTGACCAGCACTGCGGTGTTCCTTTCAGTCGATTTGCCCGGCGTACAAAGAGGCACGCCGAGTCTCGGTCTTTATGCGTTGCAGCCCCGCACCAAAACACAGAGCTGCGGCTGGGACGACGAGGGCACTCAGAACCGTCCACATTCCGGTGATATTGCCCAGCGACCTCACAACAAGTCCGGACCCGAACACGAGAATGGCGCACGCTGCATACGCAACGCAGGAGTACACGGATGTCCCCACCCCCTGCTGTCTGGGGGTCAATCCCCCCATCACGATCCTCATCCCGGTCCGATAGCCGAGTCCCTGTCCGATGCCCGCGATCCCACACCCCGCAATCACCAGAGGGAGGGACGCCACGGTGAGTCCCAGCGCCGTCATAAGGCCTCCTGCAGCGATCGACAGCGCGGAGATGACCGTGGCCCACCTCATGGAGGCTCGGGCCAACGAGTACTGCCCGATGTTCGCGAGAACGAGCATGCTGATGGAGGCCGAGTTCGCCAAGACCAGCGATGTCGACTGAAAGGCGATCGTGGCCGAGAGTGGGACTAGTGCGACGACCAGGCCGCCAACGGTGAAGGCCATTGATCCGAGCAAGTAACCGATCCACAGTGGTGGGCCGGGCGCTTCCGCGGTCTCTGACACTCTGGCGGCATCCACGGGTAGGGATCGAGTCCGGGACGGCCTCAGGCCCACGCCCACCATCGCAACGGCCGCGGCGGCGAGGACGAGATGGACGCCGAAGCCGGTGACTAGCGGGGCGGGGGCGAACTCGGCTACCAGGACGGCACCGCCGGTGCCGCTCAGGGCTCCGACAATAGTGACGGTTGCGACCATGGTGCGTCCGCGCTCACCTACAAGGGCCAGGGTGAGGGTGGCCGCGGCGCCGGCACCGAAGCCGAGGCTGATTCCGCTCAAGGCGCGTCCTAGAAGCAGCCCGGGAAGACTTACCGTCAGATAGGCCACGTCCGCGGCCATCGTGGCCAGCAGGCCAAGGAACAAGAGCAGTACCGGATGGGACTGCATCCGGTGAACGGTCATAACCAGGAGCACCGGAACGAGGGCGATCAGGAAGACGCTATATACCGCCGAAAGATCGGCGACCCCCAATCCGAGCTGCCGTCCATAGCTCGGAAGCAAAGGTGTGGCGAGCTGGGTACCGATTCCGACCGTGAGGAACGCGAGCCCAACGATGCGGGCGAGGGATGATGTATCGCCGCGCGACTTCACAGGGGTCGTGGTTTCTCATTAGGGGCCATTGACGGGGTCCTTGGGCATCAGGACCAGAGGGTCAAAAGCGGTGCCTTCCGCATACACGTCCCCGAAGAGCCCCACGCCCGACAAGGCGAGCAGGGGAGTCAACGTGGACGAGCCAGCAGGGATGTTCCCGTGGGAATTCGCCGGTACCAACCGGGCGATCCGACGACGCCTGGACTCGTCCGTTATGTCGGCTGTATCGGCTATCGTCAGCCACAATCCGTCTGAACTGGTCTCGATCGCCGCTTCAGCCAGGATGACGGTCATCATGCCGCCGTGGGCGCTGAAAGCCACCCCGCCCGAGAACCGGACCGTACCCGGCGGGTACTCGCCGGCGGTTCGAGGAAACGTGAACGTCTCACCCGTGACACCGGCCGGGACGACGATCGCCGTCTTGCCACCGGAGTTCCTCACGTAACTCAGGAAACTGGCTTTGACGCCCCAGTGCATTGCACCGGCGGATGCGGGCAGGAGGGGGTGGGCGCGGACCATCCCGTCCTGCTTGCCGGTGCCCGCATCTGCAGTGTTGTCCATGTTAGCTCGCGGCAGAATGAAGGATGATTGCCGCAACAGGGCACACGTTGGCTGCCTTCTCGACAACCGCTTCGTCGCCGGGCGCAACCTGTGGGTGGAGCAGGATGACCGTACCGTCCATGGGGTCTTGGTCAAAGAAGTCCGGCGCTACTTCGACGCAGTTTCCTGCGCCCATGCAGCGCTCGTGGAGCACCTCAATTGTCTTGTTTGCCATGATTTGCGTCCTCTCTGAATGTGTTGGATGTCCGTATGACATCTATGTGGCTTCGGTTACCAGTCCACGAGGACTGACTCGACGCCGTAAATGATGGAGTTGTGGAATTCTAGGTTTTCGACCTTTTCGACTAGTCGAAGGTTCGGGAACCGGTCGAAGATCTTGGCGAATACGGCCTGCAACTCGACACGGGCCAGTGGCTGACCCAGGCACTGGTGCACACCGTAACCGAAGGCGAGATGCCCGCGTGCATCGCGGGTGATGTCGAACTTTTCAGGGTCCGGGAAGGCCTCCGGGTCATGATTGGCCGCCATAATGGGGGCGATCACACCCTCACCCGCACGGATATCGATGCCTCCGATGGATGTGTCCTCCGCAGCCTGACGGTACGCGACGTGGTGGGCGACGCTCAGGTAACGCAGCAGCTCTTCGACGGCGGCCGGCGCCAGATCGGGGTTCTCCCGCAACTTCTTGATCTGGTCCGGGTTCTCCAGGAAGAGCAGGGTGCCGAGCGCGATCATGTTGGCGGTCGTGTCGAACCCACCTACGAGAATGAGGTGCAACATGTGCTGCAGTTCCTCCGGGGTGAGCTCACCGGTGCGAACTCTGCCGCGTACCAGCCGGCTGATCAGGTCATCGGCGTCGCTGTCCCAACGCTCTTCAATGACCCGGGCGAAGTAGGCCAGCGTGTCGGCACCCGCCTGCTGAGACTCTTCCGGGGTGCTGTCCAGGCTCATCGCCTTCTGCACGCGGTCGAGGAAGAAGTCACTGTCTTCTGGCGGCAGATCAAGCAGTTTTGTGATCACACGGGACGGAACAGGCAGTGCCAAGGTCTGAACCAGGTCGACGGGACCGCCCGATTTTTCCATGCCCTCAAATACTTCGTCGATCATGGCGTCCAGGTAGGGGCGATACCCCCGTACGCGCCGAATCATGAAGTCCGCGGTCAGCATCAGGCGGTGTACGTCATGTTGCGGCGGGTCCATGCGCGCAAAGACGCGCTGGCCCTTTCGAAATGAAGCAGCCGTTTCGCTCGATTGCGGAAACCCGGGGCGCAAGGTGTCCGAGGACAGTGCCCGGTCGTTGAGCAGCTGTTTGATGTCGGCGTATCGGGTTGCCAGCCACGCCGTTGAACCATCCCAAAGCTGCACTTTGCTGATGGGCTCGATCTTGCGGACTTCGGCCATTTCGGCGGGCTGGCTCAGCGGCCAGTCCCTCTGGAACGGGAACTTCCGCAGCGTCGATGTCTCGTTGGTTGATGCCATGACGGCTCCTTTCGTGAATGGGTCAGTAGCCCTTGCCTGCGGTCCAGCCGCCGTCGGCATTGATGATCGTTCCATTGATGAAGCGGGCCGCGGGCGTACAGAGGAAGACGACTGCGGCTGCCACGTCCTCCGGTTGTCCCCAGCTTCCGGTCGGTGTTCCCGCGATGATCGCCGCAGATTCGGGTCCGGTGCGCAGGTATTCGGCGTTAATCGGTGTTTCGACAATCCCCGGCGCGACGCCGTTGCAGCGGATGCCGCGTCCCCCCAATTCGACGGCGATCGACTTCGTGAGCATCACGAGGCCCGCTTTGGATGCGTTGTAGGCCGAGCGGTTCTTGAAGGCGAGGTCGGCCGCCACGGAGGTGACGTTCACGATGGAGCCGCCGCGACCGCTGCTCAGCATGGCGCGCACCGCTCCCTGGGCTATGAGAAACGGGGCGGTCAGGTTGAGGTCGAGCGTGCGCTGCCAATCGTCGAGGGGGTAGTCCTCGAAGGAGTGCACTCCCCTGCGTCCGGCGTTGTTGACGACGATGTCAAGCGAGCCGAAGTCCGCTGCGACCCTGTCGGGCACCCCTGCGGCCTGCTTCAGGTCGCCCAGATCGACGGCGTAGGGGCGTACATCCTGGCTTTCCCCGCCAAGGCTCGCGACGGCGTCTGCCAACAGCTCGTCTTGGATGTCAATGAGTGCAACACGCGCCCCTTGTGCGCGCAGACCGGCCGCAATGCTCAAGCCGATGCCTTGGGCTGCGCCGGTGACCAGCGCGACGGTGCCTTCGAGGGCAGGATGAGGCGCCATCGTCATGAGGCCGGCTGACGGAGCGAAGCGAAATGAGCCGTCACATCATGGATGGGCGCTCGTTCAAGCACGAGATTCCGGAACTGGAATATCGACGCTCCAGCGGCCATTCCCGCAACGCTCAGAAGCCTGCCCTCCTTCAGATACGCAACGAAAAGGCGCTCTGGATCATCGTCAAGGACGACGGCCTGGTCATGCCCAAGGTTTGATCCGATGCTCTGGATACGGCTCCCGTACTGTTCAGACCAGAAGTAGGGTGCGCTGACGAAACCGCCGGCGTCATGGGTGCCGAGCAACCGCTTGGCCGCATAGGTGCCCTGTTCGACGGCGTTCGTCCAATGCTCGACGCGCATGAGGCGTTCGTAGAGCGGGTTATGCCATAGCGCGATATCACCCGCGGCAACGACATCTTCCGTGCCGGCTACCGAGCACGTCGTATCGCAAACCAAACCGCGTTCGACGTCGAGACTGCTGTCAAGAAGCCAGTCAACAGCGGGAACAGATCCGATGGCAACGAGCACAACATCGGCGTCCAGTGAATCGCCGTTTGAGAGGTGAACTCGCCGGATCGATCCCGACGCGTGCCCTTCCAGCTCGCGGACGGTCTGTCCGAGAACGAAACGAACGCCCTCATTCTCATGCTTCGCCTGTAGCGCGGCGCTGAAGGTCTGCCCAAGAATGTGAACAAGTGGTGCCTCCATTGGTTCAATGACGGTGACCTCCTTCCCCAGCTTGCGTGCCACGGAGGCAACCTCAAGTCCGATGAATCCGCCGCCCACGATGACGACACGTTGGGCCTCGGCCAGGTCCCCGCGCATGTTGTGGGAGTCCGCCCAGGTGCGCAGGGAGTGGACACCTCCGAGCTTGGCGAACGGTGACGGGCGCGCCATTGTGCCTGTTGCAATCACGAGGCCATCGTACTGCTCGGCGAAGGGCCGGCCGTCGGCATGTATCCCGCGAATTGTTCGCCGCTCCAGGTCGAGGCCCTCCAACCCACCGCTGATGCGTTCGGCGCGCAGTTCGTCCGCCCACCCCATGGCGACCTTCCCGGCGGGCAGCGCTCCAGAGAGAAGTCCCTTCGAGACCTCGGGGCGGCGGTACGGCACGTGGGGATCGCGGTCAACCGTGAGCAGGCGTCCGCCGAAACCTCCCTGACGGAGCTCGCGGGCAGCGCTCAGGCCCGCAACTGACGATCCGGCTATGACGATTGTTTTCATGTCTCAGACCTCAACCCTTTTCTCGGAACCCTGCCCGGCGTGGTGGCCAGACGGGGAGCCCTGCGTGCCGCGTGTTTGCGTTGACGCCAGGAGGGAACCGCTGCCTTCGCTTTTCCCCTTTGACTTCTCTTTTTTCGGCCGTGACAGCTTCTTGCGGCGGACGACAGCCAGGCCAACGGCCGCGATCAGTGCAACACCGTTGAACATCGAGGCGACCCACTGCGCTCCCGAAACCAGCTGCAGTCCCTGCACGCCTGTGGCCAGCACGAAGATGGCGAGCACTGTGCCCCAGACGTTGTGCCGGCCCGGTACCAGCTGGGTGGATCCGAGGAACACAGCCGCGAAGGCGGGGAGCAACAGGGAAGGCCCGAAACCGAGGGAGGGACCGGTCAGCGATACGAAAAGCACGCCGGCGAACCCGCAAATCGTCCCTGAGATGGTCAGCGACAGAAATGACCACTTGTCGACCTGTACACCCGACAGCCGGGCTGCCTCACGGTCGAAGCCGGTGGCACGCATGTAGCGTCCCGCCGGTGTGCGCTCAAGGAGCCACCAGACGATGAGAGCGATGATGATCATGTAGAAGAACACCATTTGGAACCCGAAGATGCTCGTTTGGGTCAGACCAGTAAAGAATTCATTGTCAATCGGCAGCGGCTCCCGGTTGTTGGTCACGATCACCAGGAATGCCTCCAGAATCGATCCCATTGCCAAGGTGGCAATGAACGAATCGATCTTCAGCTTCACCACTATCAAACCGTTCAGCATGCCGATCACGGTTCCAACCGCAGTCCCGAGGAGGATTGCCCCCACTGGGTCGAGCAGACCATTTGTCTGCACAATGACGGCAAGGATGCCGGAGAAGTTCGCAATGGCCCCGATGGACAGATCGAACTGGCCGGTGACCATTGGCACTAGCAATGCCAGGGCCACGATGGCCGCGATTGCCTCCGTGGACGCCAGGAGATGGACCGTGTTCATGGTCGGGAACGTTCGAGGCGCCATGAACGAGAACAGCACGATGAACAGACCCCAAAGGTAGAGGCCGCTGAACCTGTCCAAGCCGGGCGAGAACTTTCTTCCTGTCACTTTCATGAGGTTTCAACCTTTGATTCATTGGAACGGAGAACTCTGCGATCGAGTTCGGCCACCGAAATGTCACTTCCGGTGAGCTGTTCGGTGATCACCCCTGACCGGATAATGAGGACGCGATCGCACACGGTGGCAATCTCTTCTGCGTCCGTGGAACTGATGACAACGGCGGCGCCGGCATCGCTGGCATCCATGATGTAACGGTGCAGTTGGGCCTTGGCACCAACATCCACCCCCTGGGTCGGTTCGTCCAGGAGCATGACACGCGGCGAAATGCGCATCCACTTGCCGATCAGGATCTTCTGCTGGTTACCACCGCTGAAGCTTGCCAGCGGAGCCTTCACGGCTCCCGCGGGCCGGACCGCGAGCCGGTCCATCCACTGACTGGATTCGGTGAGTTCGGCGCTGATCCGCAGATGACCGCCCCGGAAAAACTTCTTCATTGCCGGCAGCGTCAGGTTCTCGCACGCCGTCATTTCCATCAGGCCACCGCCGCGCTTGCGATCGGGAGCGAGATAGGCGACTCCCTCCTTGATGGCCGACGCCGGCCGGCCGGCAAGCTGGGCCCCGTCGACGCGAACATCACCGCCCTCGCGTTCCCTCGCCCCGAAGATGGTGCCAAGAAGCGATTCCCTCCCCGAGCCGGTCAAACCGTAAATGCCGACGATCTCGCCCGGCCGCACTTCGAAATCCACCCCTTCGAGTGCGTCTCCTTGCAGCCCCGATACCGTCAGGACCGGCCGGCTGTTTCCCGAAGGAACGTCAGTGATGTCGCGCCGTACCGGCTCGACAGCTCCGCCGACAAGTGCGTGGATGATGTCCTCACGTGGTGCATCCACGACGTCCCTGGTGAGCACAATGTGACCGTCGCGCAGCACGCTCACCCGATCGGCGAGACGGAAGACCTCATCGAGATGGTGGGTCACATAAAGGATTGCCACACCTTGTGAGGCCGCCGTCTTCACCATCTCATGCAGGTGAGCCACCTCGCGTGCCGGGAGGGTGGCCGTGGGTTCATCGAGAATGAGGACGGTCACCTTTCCGCCGTGCCGGCTCAGTGCGCGAGCGACGGCGACCCCCGTGCGTTGAGCGGCAGAGAGCTCCGCAACCCGCTTGGCCGGACTGATGTCCAGCCCGACCGCTTCAAGCGCCTGGGCCGCTTCCCGACGCGCCTGCGCACGACGAATCGTGCCGAACCTCGTCGGAAAGCCCGCCCCGATGGCCAGATTGTCAAGCACAGTGCTTTCAGCGACGAGCCCGAGGTCCTGGTGGACGATTCGGAGCCCGAGTTCGTGCGCACTCTTCGTGGAGCCGAAGTCCAGGGGCTTTCCGGCGATCAGGACTTCCCCGCGACCCGGGTCCGGGGCATGATAGCCACCGAGGACCTTGATGAGCGTCGATTTTCCCGACCCGTTCTGGCCCAGCAGCGCGTGGATCTCACCGGGAACCAGGTTCAGTTCGAGGGGGTGGAGCACCGTCCTTGGTCCGAAAGTCTTCGACACATGCGCGATCGAGATCGCAGGAGGCATCACCGCTGTTGGCGCTGTCATGGAGAGTCCCTTCTTTTCCTTCAGTCAAATGTTCTGGGCTTGGCTTGCGCGCCGGGTGCTACTTGACGCCCCACAGTTTGAGGTATTGCTCCAGGGCGCCCGTGGGGTAGTTGTAGGGAACGCTGGTGCCTTTGACGCTTTCTTGGGTGACTAGCTGGAACGGCAGCAAGGAGACCTTGTCGAGACCGTCGCTGTGGGTGATGGCGCGCAGGGCGGCATCAACCTGGGAGTACCCGGCAACGGGGTAGGAAAAGGCGGTCCAGGCGACCTGCGATCCATCCATAAGTCCGCCCTGGGCGCCCTGATCCATTGAACGGCCCCCGATCTTGACCTGTCCGTTCAGACCCGCGGCTTTGAGCGCCGCCGTGATCCCCTTGGAGAACTGTGCGTTGTCGAAGAAGACGTAGTTAATGTCGGGCTTGGAACGGAGGGTGTTCACGACCGTCGGGACGACTTGGTTTGCGCTTACCTGGGTCAGCGTGGACTCCAGAATCTGCACGCCGCACGCTGCGCACTTGTCAGAGACCTCCTGCTTGAAGGACTTCACGAAGGCCTCAAGGGAAGGGATGGCGGGGATGTTCTCGAACAGCACCTGGCCGACGCCCTTGGAGTCAGCTATAAACCAGTCGGCCAGCGTCTTCCCTGCGGCTGCTTCTGCGTCACAGCCAAGCGCACCCTGGATGATGCTGCCAACGGGCTGGAGCGGGCACACCGAGCCGACGATAAGGGGGATGCCGGCGTCCTTGTACTGCTGGATGACGTCTTCACCATACGCGGAGACGGGATCGCCGCTAATCAGGACGGCGTTGGGGCCCTTCGCGAGGGCGGTCAGCAACGCGGAGCGGAGGGTGGCGGGGTTCGAGCCCTGGTAGGCGAGCTCTTCGAAGGTCCAGCCGATGCCATCGACGGCCTTGTGTGCGGCGTCAACCATAAGAGTCGTCGCCGGAAGGCCGCTATTGAGGTAGATGATTTTCCCGTGCGCGGGCAAAGTTCCCTTGAGCGGAATACTCTGGCTCAGGGTCGTGGGCGCCGCGACATGTGCGTCGGCGACCGCCTTGACTGCCGCAAGTTCGGCGGTGGTGGCGCCCTTTGCATCCGGCGCGCCGCCACCCGTTGCACATCCAGCCATAAGCAGTGCCGACACGGTAACCGCAATGCCCAACTTGAGCTTGCGGACGGGGCTGTTTCTACCCCGGGTGTCGGCTGGGAAGCCGGATGCACGTTTCAGTTCTTTGTCCATTACGAACTCCATCGTTCGGGCGTCAACAGCGGGGTTGACCCTATGGTTGATTGGGCGTAGCGGTGGCCTCTTGAGACCATCACATTCATACCTACTGTGACAACTATACACATGAATATGAGATGCGTCACTGGTTTTATATGAGCTGCGTCACGGGCCTTTTTGTGAGCAGATACCGGGACCGGGAAATGCGTAATACGGCGATGCCTCCCAGCAGGGGACATCGAGAGAGACCACAACCTGCGCCGGATCCTGGTCCGGCCTCGACTCGTCCCCGGCGCCGAATCGCTAGCACGCCTTGCAGCTCGTCCCCAAAGACAGGGGGCGGATGCTTTCGCACCCGCCCCCGTTCCTCACACAAGGCAACGCGTCCCGCCCTCGGTCAGCGACCGCGAACGTAGTCATCGACCGGCGTGGTATCCCACGCGCCCGCTCCGCCGGCCCCTCGGACGCTCCAGACCTGGGACGCACCGCCGTCGACGTAGAGGAGCTGTCCCGTGATATAGCTGGACCGGTCGGAAAGCAGGAATGCCGCGGCATCTGCGATTTCGCCGGGATGGCCCGCGCGACGCAGCGGCACGGTGCCACCACGGCGGAGAAGATTCTCTTGGATGGCATCGATGACAACGCCGTCAAAGGCCTGCTGTGTGGCGATGAGCCCCGGGGCGATCCCGTTAACCCGCACGCCCATCGGTGCCCCGTACATCGCCGAACCGCGCAGCAGCGACAGCACTGCGCCCTTGGACGCTTGGTAAGGAATGATGTCATGGCTACCGTGCGTCCCGCTGACGGAACATGTAGCGAGAACCGTTCCGCCGCCTCCCTGCGACTCGAACTGGCGAAGTGCCGCGCGAATACCGAGGAAGGTGCTGATGACATTCACCTCCATCACGTGACGGAAATCGTCCAGGCTGAGGTCGACGAGGCGCGCGGGACTGCCGACGATGCCCACGTTCAGGTGATGCATGTCGATGCGGTCGAAGGCCTCCAGACCCGCGGCGATGTAGTGCTCGACGCCTGCCTCAGTGGAGACATCCGCTTGCACGCTGATTGCCCGGCTGCCATACCGCCCTGCGACCGCGGCGGCGTCGTCGCCTTCACGGTCCACGACGACGACCCGCGCACCCGCCTCGACCAGGCGGTCGACCACTGCCTCACCGAGTCCGCGGCCGGCACCGGTGACTACCGCTACACGGCTTTGGAAGTTATCCGTCATGCTTCGCGCCACGCTTATGCGCGTTCGAGGACGAGCCTGGCAACCCTGTAATCGGGCAACGTGATGACCCGGCCGTTGAGCACTGCAGCAGGCTCACCTCTTGCCGCGGTCTCTTCGTACGCGTCGCACACCTGGCGCGCCCGATCCACCTCGGCGGCCGAGGGGCGCATGACTTCATTGATGATGGGCAGGTGGGCGGGCGAGACCGCGATGCAGGCGGTGAAGCCGAGATCGGACCACGTTTGGATAAATGCGCGGACCTTCTCGAGGTCCTTGTACTCGGGGATCAGCGAGCCTCCGGTTGCCCACAGCCCGTAGGCGGCAGCTGCGGCGGCGATCTTCGCGCGTGCGTACCCGCTGGTCAGCGACGAGAGCATGCCGTCGGCGTCGAAGGGCCGTGAGCCGATGTCGGCGGCGAGGTCGACGTATCCGAAGTGCAGGCCGACGACGGCCGGGTGCGCCGCGATGCGGTCGAGCTCAATAAGCGCGCGGGCGGTTTCGATCATCACATGAAGTGGGTGAACCCTGCCGGCTCCACGCATGATCGCAACAACCTCGTCGAGCTCCTCGACCGTTTCGACCTTCGGGTAGGAGATGACGATATCCGCGTCGACGGCGGCGAGTGCCTCCAGGTCGGCCCGTCCCCAGGGCGAGCCGATGTTGTTGCTACGGACAATGATGCGGCGCTCGCCGAAGTAGTCGATGTCTGCGAGCACTTCGATGACCCGTTCGCGTACCCGCTCCTTGTTTTCGGGGGTGGCAGAGTCTTCGAGGTCGAGCATGATTCCGTCGGCCGCGACCTCCGGAACCTTGGACCAATACTTCTCGTTGAGCACCGGGACCTCGATGAGGCTGATCATGCTCGCATATTCTTGGCGCGGTGTGCGTGCGGTCAGGTCTGTGGAGGTTGTACTCATGGTTGGTCGCCTTCCGCGAAGAAGTCCAGGAGGGAGTCGGTGAATTGTTTGGGCTGTTCGCGGGGGATGTAATGGCCGGTCTCGAACCATTCGACCCGCACGTCGGGCATGACCTGCTGAAGACGGTCGACGATGGGCTGGTCCAG is part of the Arthrobacter ramosus genome and harbors:
- a CDS encoding SDR family NAD(P)-dependent oxidoreductase, whose protein sequence is MTDNFQSRVAVVTGAGRGLGEAVVDRLVEAGARVVVVDREGDDAAAVAGRYGSRAISVQADVSTEAGVEHYIAAGLEAFDRIDMHHLNVGIVGSPARLVDLSLDDFRHVMEVNVISTFLGIRAALRQFESQGGGGTVLATCSVSGTHGSHDIIPYQASKGAVLSLLRGSAMYGAPMGVRVNGIAPGLIATQQAFDGVVIDAIQENLLRRGGTVPLRRAGHPGEIADAAAFLLSDRSSYITGQLLYVDGGASQVWSVRGAGGAGAWDTTPVDDYVRGR
- a CDS encoding sugar ABC transporter substrate-binding protein; amino-acid sequence: MDKELKRASGFPADTRGRNSPVRKLKLGIAVTVSALLMAGCATGGGAPDAKGATTAELAAVKAVADAHVAAPTTLSQSIPLKGTLPAHGKIIYLNSGLPATTLMVDAAHKAVDGIGWTFEELAYQGSNPATLRSALLTALAKGPNAVLISGDPVSAYGEDVIQQYKDAGIPLIVGSVCPLQPVGSIIQGALGCDAEAAAGKTLADWFIADSKGVGQVLFENIPAIPSLEAFVKSFKQEVSDKCAACGVQILESTLTQVSANQVVPTVVNTLRSKPDINYVFFDNAQFSKGITAALKAAGLNGQVKIGGRSMDQGAQGGLMDGSQVAWTAFSYPVAGYSQVDAALRAITHSDGLDKVSLLPFQLVTQESVKGTSVPYNYPTGALEQYLKLWGVK
- a CDS encoding HpcH/HpaI aldolase/citrate lyase family protein, with the protein product MSTTSTDLTARTPRQEYASMISLIEVPVLNEKYWSKVPEVAADGIMLDLEDSATPENKERVRERVIEVLADIDYFGERRIIVRSNNIGSPWGRADLEALAAVDADIVISYPKVETVEELDEVVAIMRGAGRVHPLHVMIETARALIELDRIAAHPAVVGLHFGYVDLAADIGSRPFDADGMLSSLTSGYARAKIAAAAAAYGLWATGGSLIPEYKDLEKVRAFIQTWSDLGFTACIAVSPAHLPIINEVMRPSAAEVDRARQVCDAYEETAARGEPAAVLNGRVITLPDYRVARLVLERA